One genomic segment of Rhodothermus sp. includes these proteins:
- a CDS encoding methyl-accepting chemotaxis protein: MTVFARLKHSSIRTKIMLALLFPQILVVGMTLLIWQGLRELTTAQREVLRVHAVMQQAQALATDRAVIEQNVLAYLLSGEERFQQAYQERWQAFEQRIEQLLQTVSDNPRQVALLKQLAVAAQTWKQSLDSLLARRLEADAGRLRMGRLVAAAVVPRAWQETLSQRMAAIEQALMETKQALNTERLARMERRERMIFVEVLVALLAIAVGTGLAFWVIRRSVVQPIQELEAAAHRISEGDLETTVPVQAEDEVGRLAQAFNQMVAGLRQAIDALQQEKASVEQKVREAVAELEAQRRYLDESVEHMLTQMERFAEGDLTVQLEVRQNDEIGRLYEGFNRAVANMRQILVRVSEAIATTTEASAQISTSSEELAASAQQQAEQANEVAAAIEEMVRTIVENARNASETAEVARANGERAREGEQVVRETVEKIRQIAQVVGESAQTVERLGASSERIGEIVQVINEIAEQTNLLALNAAIEAARAGEHGRGFAVVADEVRKLAERTAQATREIAQMIEDIRSETQEAVKAIRRGSREVEEGIRLADQTGAALTQIVEGAQRVLDRVAQIAAASEEQSATSDQISQSVEMISNLSHESARGVEQIARAAENLSRLTDELNQTVRQFRLAPSEAVSRSDGAAVHVT; the protein is encoded by the coding sequence ATGACTGTGTTTGCACGCCTGAAGCATAGTTCCATTCGGACCAAGATCATGCTGGCGCTGCTGTTCCCCCAGATTCTGGTCGTGGGCATGACGTTGTTGATCTGGCAGGGATTGCGTGAGCTGACCACGGCGCAGCGGGAAGTGTTGCGTGTGCATGCGGTGATGCAGCAAGCGCAGGCCCTGGCAACGGACCGAGCGGTCATCGAACAGAATGTGCTGGCCTATCTGCTAAGTGGTGAGGAACGATTCCAGCAGGCTTATCAGGAACGCTGGCAAGCTTTCGAGCAACGCATTGAGCAGCTCTTACAGACAGTATCGGACAATCCTCGACAGGTAGCGCTCCTGAAGCAACTGGCCGTAGCCGCACAGACCTGGAAACAGTCGCTCGACAGCCTACTGGCACGTCGGTTGGAAGCCGACGCTGGCCGATTACGCATGGGCCGGTTGGTTGCTGCAGCGGTGGTGCCTCGGGCCTGGCAGGAAACGTTATCGCAACGCATGGCTGCCATAGAGCAGGCGCTCATGGAAACAAAGCAGGCCTTGAATACGGAACGGCTGGCCCGTATGGAGCGGCGCGAGCGAATGATCTTCGTCGAAGTGCTGGTGGCGCTTTTGGCGATAGCTGTGGGGACTGGGTTGGCTTTCTGGGTGATTCGCCGTTCGGTTGTGCAACCCATTCAGGAGCTGGAGGCGGCAGCCCATCGCATCTCGGAAGGCGACCTGGAGACAACAGTGCCTGTGCAGGCAGAAGACGAAGTAGGCAGGCTGGCGCAAGCTTTCAACCAGATGGTAGCAGGTCTGCGACAGGCGATCGATGCACTTCAGCAAGAGAAAGCGAGCGTGGAACAGAAAGTCCGGGAGGCGGTGGCCGAGCTTGAGGCACAGCGGCGCTACCTGGACGAGAGCGTTGAGCATATGCTGACCCAGATGGAGCGCTTTGCCGAAGGAGATCTGACGGTACAGCTGGAGGTTCGGCAGAACGACGAGATCGGACGCCTTTATGAAGGCTTTAATCGAGCGGTGGCCAATATGCGACAGATACTGGTACGTGTGAGCGAAGCCATTGCCACGACCACAGAGGCTTCTGCGCAGATCAGCACTTCCAGTGAGGAGCTGGCTGCCTCGGCACAACAGCAGGCCGAGCAGGCTAATGAGGTGGCGGCGGCCATTGAAGAGATGGTGCGGACGATCGTTGAGAACGCCCGCAACGCCAGCGAAACAGCCGAGGTTGCCCGCGCCAACGGCGAACGAGCCCGTGAAGGCGAGCAGGTCGTGCGCGAAACTGTTGAAAAGATCCGTCAGATTGCACAGGTGGTGGGCGAGTCGGCGCAGACTGTGGAACGGCTTGGCGCCTCCAGCGAGCGCATTGGCGAAATCGTGCAAGTCATCAATGAGATTGCCGAGCAGACGAACCTGCTGGCGCTCAATGCCGCTATCGAAGCAGCCCGTGCTGGCGAACATGGACGAGGCTTTGCGGTGGTGGCCGACGAGGTGCGCAAGCTGGCTGAGCGTACGGCCCAGGCAACCAGAGAAATCGCGCAGATGATCGAAGACATTCGGAGCGAAACACAGGAAGCCGTCAAGGCCATCCGGCGAGGAAGCCGCGAAGTGGAAGAAGGCATCCGACTGGCAGACCAGACCGGCGCGGCGTTAACACAGATTGTCGAAGGAGCACAGCGCGTGCTGGACCGCGTTGCTCAGATTGCAGCAGCCAGCGAAGAGCAGTCTGCAACGAGTGATCAGATCAGTCAAAGTGTGGAAATGATTTCCAATCTGTCACACGAATCGGCGCGTGGGGTCGAGCAGATCGCGCGAGCAGCCGAAAACCTCAGCCGCCTTACGGACGAACTAAACCAGACAGTTCGGCAGTTCAGACTGGCACCGAGCGAGGCGGTGTCCCGCTCTGATGGCGCCGCTGTACACGTAACCTGA
- a CDS encoding DUF1080 domain-containing protein: MAQIDTTWAIHDMRRPRPPVVTPAPFEQPTVPPSDAIVLFDGTDLTAWERVGGGPAGWRVVDGYMEVVPGSGNLQTRQAFGDVQLHLEWSVPEDVTGEGQGRGNSGVFLMGRYEVQVLDSYQNDTYPDGQAAAIYGQYPPLVNAMRPPGQWQTYDIVFRRPRFDAVGKLLQPARLTVFHNGVLVQDCAVLTGPTAHRVRPPYKPHPDRLPLMLQDHGDRVRFRNIWVRPLE, translated from the coding sequence ATGGCACAGATCGATACGACGTGGGCCATTCACGACATGCGTCGGCCAAGACCACCGGTCGTGACGCCGGCCCCTTTCGAGCAGCCAACGGTGCCTCCTTCGGATGCTATCGTATTGTTCGACGGGACAGATCTCACGGCCTGGGAGCGAGTCGGAGGTGGACCGGCCGGATGGCGCGTGGTGGATGGCTATATGGAAGTAGTGCCTGGCAGCGGTAACCTTCAGACCCGACAGGCCTTTGGCGATGTACAGCTCCACCTCGAGTGGTCGGTACCCGAGGATGTAACGGGCGAAGGGCAGGGCCGTGGCAACAGCGGTGTCTTTTTGATGGGACGCTACGAGGTGCAGGTGCTCGACTCCTATCAGAATGACACGTATCCCGACGGTCAGGCGGCCGCTATCTATGGGCAGTATCCACCGCTGGTGAACGCAATGCGTCCACCAGGTCAATGGCAGACGTACGATATCGTGTTTCGGCGTCCCCGCTTTGATGCAGTGGGCAAACTGCTACAACCGGCGCGCCTGACGGTATTTCATAACGGAGTGCTTGTACAGGATTGCGCTGTGCTCACCGGCCCCACTGCTCATCGCGTCCGGCCTCCGTATAAACCGCATCCGGATCGTCTTCCGCTCATGCTGCAAGATCATGGCGACCGCGTGCGTTTCCGCAACATCTGGGTGCGGCCGCTTGAGTGA
- a CDS encoding M20/M25/M40 family metallo-hydrolase translates to MSGSISQTTATEVIELLKSLVRFPSLSHQEAEIADFVEHYVRRAGLPVHRLDNNVYFWLGEGNDRLLLNSHLDVVPPAADHPFDPFEPVEVDGKLYGRGTVDAKASGASMIIALLSLAREGWRPPDGQIIVALTACEETGGGYNGLEALRPHLPPLHAAIVGEPTRLQPCVAQKGLLILKLHARGRTAHAARPHLGDNAILRATRDIQRLSQLRFERADPFLGAPTLTVTTIQGGTAHNVVPERCTFTLDIRTTPAYTHAEIVQLLAGLVESEIEVHSDRFIPVATPVHARIVQACLRANPGSRPFGSPTASDWIFLHDIPTVKLGPGPSERSHTGGEHIELDELVRAVEVYRDIIRHYYALAAPST, encoded by the coding sequence ATGTCAGGTTCGATTTCACAGACGACTGCCACTGAAGTTATCGAATTGCTCAAATCGCTCGTTCGTTTTCCATCGCTGAGCCATCAGGAAGCCGAAATCGCCGACTTTGTCGAGCACTACGTGCGCCGAGCGGGTCTGCCTGTTCACCGGCTAGATAATAATGTCTATTTCTGGTTAGGAGAAGGCAACGATCGACTGCTGCTGAACTCACACCTGGATGTTGTTCCCCCGGCAGCCGACCATCCGTTCGATCCGTTCGAGCCGGTTGAAGTAGATGGAAAACTCTATGGTCGGGGCACGGTCGACGCCAAAGCCAGCGGTGCTTCCATGATCATAGCGCTACTTTCGCTGGCACGAGAGGGCTGGCGGCCTCCGGATGGCCAGATCATCGTGGCGCTGACTGCTTGCGAGGAGACCGGTGGAGGCTATAACGGACTGGAGGCGCTGCGCCCGCATTTGCCTCCGCTCCACGCGGCCATTGTGGGGGAACCCACCCGCCTGCAACCCTGCGTGGCCCAGAAGGGACTCCTGATCCTGAAGCTACACGCCCGTGGGCGCACTGCGCATGCCGCACGACCCCATCTGGGCGACAACGCCATCCTGCGTGCCACGCGCGACATTCAGCGCCTGAGCCAGCTTCGCTTTGAGCGGGCCGATCCCTTCCTGGGCGCTCCTACACTGACCGTCACTACCATCCAGGGGGGCACCGCTCACAATGTGGTGCCGGAGCGCTGCACGTTCACGCTCGACATCCGTACAACTCCAGCCTATACGCACGCCGAGATCGTACAGCTACTGGCCGGTCTCGTCGAGTCTGAGATCGAAGTACACAGCGATCGGTTCATTCCCGTCGCCACCCCGGTCCATGCCCGTATCGTACAGGCCTGCCTGCGTGCCAACCCGGGCAGCCGTCCCTTTGGTTCACCAACTGCCTCGGACTGGATCTTCCTGCACGACATTCCCACAGTCAAACTGGGTCCGGGTCCCAGCGAACGTTCTCACACCGGTGGCGAGCACATCGAACTGGACGAACTGGTACGGGCCGTTGAGGTATATCGCGACATCATTCGGCATTACTACGCGCTGGCTGCCCCCTCCACCTGA
- a CDS encoding RluA family pseudouridine synthase: MELQEVCIQLEVPPGYREGGRLDAYLARFLAQASRTKIQRGIREGRVTVNGVVVQKPAYTVQPGDVITLRILRPPPVEIVPEPIPLDIIYEDPYLIVLNKQAGLVVHPARGNRSGTLVNALLHHIGSGPVRFDQEDDLPEDDEVGLSMVSTGSTEARLEAPRPGIVHRLDKDTTGLMVVAKDDVTHTGLARQFEHRTIARTYLALVWGVPDPPQGRIEAPIGRDPRDRQRMAVVPGGRGKRAVTHYEVVEALPAAALVRFRLETGRTHQIRVHARHIGHPVVGDPTYGGCIIRYGPRTSRRRTFYSDLFTRLRRQALHAHTLGFRHPRTGQWLEFEAPLPDDMAWALEQLRQDPI, translated from the coding sequence ATGGAACTGCAGGAGGTTTGCATTCAGCTCGAAGTACCGCCGGGTTATCGAGAGGGGGGGCGGTTAGATGCCTATCTGGCAAGGTTTCTGGCGCAGGCTTCGCGTACCAAAATTCAACGCGGCATCCGGGAAGGGCGGGTGACCGTCAACGGAGTAGTGGTGCAGAAGCCAGCCTACACGGTGCAGCCCGGCGACGTGATCACCCTGCGCATTCTGCGGCCGCCGCCCGTCGAGATTGTGCCCGAACCGATCCCGCTGGACATTATTTACGAGGATCCGTACTTGATTGTATTGAATAAGCAGGCGGGGTTGGTGGTACATCCCGCCCGGGGAAACCGATCAGGCACACTGGTCAATGCGCTGCTGCATCATATTGGCAGTGGACCGGTGCGTTTTGATCAAGAAGATGACCTGCCTGAAGATGATGAGGTAGGGTTGTCGATGGTCAGCACCGGTTCGACCGAAGCACGTCTGGAGGCGCCGCGCCCTGGCATTGTGCATCGATTGGACAAAGATACGACGGGTCTGATGGTGGTGGCCAAGGATGACGTAACGCATACCGGGTTGGCCCGTCAGTTTGAGCATCGGACAATTGCCCGCACCTATCTGGCCCTGGTCTGGGGGGTGCCCGATCCACCACAGGGGCGCATCGAGGCGCCGATCGGGCGTGATCCGCGTGATCGGCAGCGCATGGCTGTTGTGCCCGGGGGTCGGGGTAAACGGGCGGTAACGCACTATGAAGTGGTCGAGGCGTTGCCGGCTGCCGCACTGGTGCGTTTTCGGTTGGAGACGGGCCGTACGCATCAGATTCGCGTGCATGCCCGGCACATTGGGCATCCGGTGGTGGGAGATCCGACTTATGGCGGCTGTATTATCCGCTATGGTCCACGTACTTCTCGACGCAGAACATTCTACAGCGACCTGTTTACGCGGCTGAGGCGGCAGGCCCTGCATGCTCATACGTTGGGGTTCCGGCATCCGCGTACCGGGCAGTGGCTCGAATTTGAGGCGCCATTACCGGACGACATGGCCTGGGCGCTGGAGCAACTGCGCCAGGATCCGATATAA
- a CDS encoding PTS sugar transporter subunit IIA: MIGFRKQRRSEASTTSAVADTRVEPAMQTSTSQIHQLLAPETIRVGLPGHTKEEVLNQLIELLRGHPAVRDLEAVRQAVLARERMMSTGVGKGLGLPHAKTPAVTATVAAFAITAEPVDFDAIDQQPVRLLFLLVGPEAAKSQHIKLLSRISRLMNRDGFRTRLLKAHTPEEVLHLFEEGESQLVDQ; encoded by the coding sequence ATGATTGGCTTTCGTAAGCAACGGCGTTCGGAAGCATCGACGACTTCGGCGGTGGCCGACACGCGAGTAGAACCTGCTATGCAGACGTCAACGTCGCAGATTCATCAGCTCCTGGCTCCCGAAACGATTCGCGTGGGGTTGCCGGGCCATACCAAGGAAGAGGTGCTCAATCAGCTGATTGAGTTATTGCGGGGGCATCCGGCTGTACGTGACCTGGAAGCCGTACGTCAGGCGGTGCTGGCGCGTGAGCGTATGATGTCAACCGGTGTCGGAAAGGGGCTGGGGCTGCCGCATGCGAAAACACCGGCAGTGACGGCCACGGTAGCCGCCTTTGCCATTACGGCCGAGCCGGTTGACTTCGATGCCATCGATCAGCAGCCGGTGCGGCTGCTTTTTTTGCTGGTAGGGCCGGAAGCGGCCAAGTCGCAGCATATCAAGCTGCTCAGCCGCATTTCGCGCCTGATGAACCGGGATGGCTTTCGGACGCGCTTGCTCAAAGCGCACACGCCTGAAGAAGTGCTGCACCTCTTTGAAGAAGGAGAGTCGCAACTGGTTGATCAATGA